From the uncultured Trichococcus sp. genome, one window contains:
- a CDS encoding family 43 glycosylhydrolase → MKKQVFNPYLLNDEYVPDGEPKVFGDRVYVYGSHDRFNGEFYCVNDYVGYSAPVDDLSDWWFEGVIYKKDQDPLNPDGKYNMFAPDVVQGQDGRFYMYYGMDFINQISVAVADKPEGPFEYYGAVRHPEGILLGEKSTDAFQFDPGVLVDDDNRVWLYTGFAPGEELQKMFREVLGISFNKAGNYVTELEADMLTVKTDPVQLIPNTWDSEGTGFEGHAFYEASSIRKFNGKYYFIYSSELSHELAYAISDYPDRGFVYGGSLHSNGDIGYQGNTEAVNYWGNNHGSVTCINGEYYIFGHRQTNYTEFSRQGVAEKLLLTADGRFEMAEMTSCGLNQGPLRGAGSYPAAIACQLYSGSGALKSTEVSKKEEHPCFTEEKEDSQNDPSQYIHNLKDGSVAGFKYFHFDDLDSLSVTTRGPGKGLLGVYTELEKAPIAEIHVSPSTDWQTFEANVSGSVGGEQPLFFRYEGPGMIDFKAFALG, encoded by the coding sequence ATGAAAAAACAAGTCTTTAACCCATATTTGCTGAATGACGAATACGTCCCTGACGGTGAACCGAAAGTGTTCGGGGACCGGGTGTATGTATACGGAAGCCATGACCGGTTCAATGGCGAGTTTTATTGCGTCAATGATTATGTCGGCTACTCCGCTCCGGTGGACGATCTGAGCGATTGGTGGTTTGAGGGAGTCATCTACAAAAAGGATCAGGATCCATTGAATCCGGATGGGAAGTATAATATGTTCGCGCCGGATGTTGTCCAGGGGCAGGACGGCAGATTCTACATGTATTACGGGATGGACTTCATCAACCAGATTTCCGTCGCGGTAGCGGACAAGCCTGAAGGTCCTTTTGAATATTACGGCGCTGTCCGCCATCCGGAAGGGATTCTATTGGGCGAAAAATCCACGGATGCGTTCCAATTCGACCCGGGTGTGCTGGTGGATGATGATAACCGGGTTTGGCTGTATACGGGATTCGCACCAGGAGAGGAATTGCAAAAAATGTTCCGTGAGGTTCTAGGCATCTCCTTCAACAAAGCCGGAAACTATGTGACCGAACTGGAAGCGGATATGCTGACGGTCAAAACGGATCCGGTTCAGCTGATCCCGAATACATGGGACAGCGAAGGGACGGGATTCGAAGGACATGCATTCTATGAAGCGAGTTCGATCCGCAAGTTCAATGGCAAGTACTACTTCATTTATTCGTCCGAATTAAGCCATGAACTGGCATACGCAATCAGCGATTATCCTGACAGAGGCTTTGTCTACGGCGGAAGCCTTCATTCCAACGGGGATATCGGGTACCAAGGGAACACGGAGGCAGTGAATTACTGGGGAAACAATCACGGTTCTGTGACCTGCATCAATGGTGAATACTACATTTTCGGGCATCGTCAAACGAATTACACTGAGTTTTCGCGACAAGGGGTTGCCGAAAAATTGTTGCTGACGGCAGACGGACGATTTGAGATGGCCGAGATGACCAGTTGCGGCTTGAATCAAGGTCCGCTTAGAGGAGCCGGCAGCTACCCGGCTGCGATCGCGTGCCAACTGTACAGCGGCAGCGGTGCATTGAAGAGCACGGAAGTGTCGAAAAAAGAAGAGCACCCTTGCTTCACAGAGGAAAAGGAAGATAGCCAAAATGATCCCAGCCAGTACATCCACAATTTGAAGGACGGATCGGTCGCCGGGTTCAAGTATTTCCATTTCGATGACTTGGACTCGCTTTCAGTCACGACACGTGGTCCTGGGAAAGGGCTGCTGGGCGTATATACCGAATTGGAAAAAGCCCCGATCGCGGAAATTCATGTAAGCCCTTCAACGGATTGGCAAACGTTTGAAGCGAATGTGTCCGGCAGTGTCGGGGGCGAACAGCCGTTGTTCTTCCGCTATGAAGGACCGGGCATGATCGATTTCAAGGCTTTCGCTTTAGGGTAA
- a CDS encoding 6-phospho-beta-glucosidase, whose protein sequence is MTKGVKIVTIGGGSSYTPELMEGFIKRYDELPIREIWLVDIEAGKEKLEIVGTMAQRMWDASPYDVKIHMTLDRREALKDADFVTTQFRVGLLNARVKDERIPFSYGMLGQETNGAGGMFKAFRTIPIILQIVEDMKELCPNAWLVNFTNPSGMVTEAVVRYGKWDRVMGLCNVPVMATMTEPKALGVEKEDLIYKFAGLNHFHWHKVADDKGNDVTYKVIDAMFDKDAGLPKNIHDIPFYREQLEQMGMIPCGYHRYYYREEEMLEHGLEEYNGVGTRAQQVKETEAELFELYKDPNLDHKPEQLQKRGGAYYSDAACETIAAIYANKDTQIVVSTKNNGAVPDLPADCVVEVTAYVGALGARNVAFGELPTAEKGWLQVMKAMELLTIEAAVTGDYGTALQAFTINPLIRSGETAIKIMNELFIAHKKHLPQFAETIARLEAEGVTVKDEIARDLD, encoded by the coding sequence ATGACAAAAGGCGTTAAAATTGTAACAATCGGCGGAGGAAGCAGCTACACACCTGAATTAATGGAAGGTTTCATCAAACGTTATGATGAATTGCCTATCCGCGAAATCTGGTTAGTGGATATCGAGGCAGGGAAAGAAAAATTGGAAATCGTGGGAACGATGGCGCAACGTATGTGGGATGCATCCCCTTACGACGTGAAAATCCATATGACTCTGGACCGCAGAGAAGCATTGAAGGATGCTGACTTCGTAACGACGCAATTCCGTGTCGGTTTACTGAATGCTCGCGTCAAAGATGAGCGTATTCCTTTCTCATATGGCATGCTTGGTCAAGAAACAAACGGTGCCGGCGGTATGTTCAAAGCTTTCCGTACTATTCCGATCATTTTGCAGATCGTTGAAGACATGAAAGAACTTTGCCCGAATGCTTGGCTAGTCAACTTCACAAATCCGAGCGGCATGGTAACAGAAGCTGTTGTACGCTACGGTAAATGGGACAGAGTAATGGGCTTGTGCAACGTTCCGGTTATGGCTACCATGACTGAACCGAAAGCATTAGGCGTTGAAAAAGAGGACCTGATCTACAAATTTGCGGGCTTGAACCACTTCCACTGGCATAAAGTCGCTGACGACAAAGGTAATGACGTCACTTACAAAGTGATCGACGCTATGTTCGACAAAGATGCAGGCCTTCCGAAAAACATCCATGACATTCCGTTCTACAGAGAACAATTGGAACAAATGGGCATGATCCCTTGCGGCTACCACCGTTACTACTACCGTGAAGAAGAAATGCTGGAACACGGTCTGGAAGAATACAATGGCGTAGGCACGCGTGCACAACAAGTGAAAGAGACAGAAGCGGAATTGTTCGAATTGTACAAAGATCCAAACTTGGATCACAAACCGGAGCAACTGCAAAAACGTGGGGGAGCTTACTACTCTGATGCTGCTTGCGAAACAATCGCTGCCATCTACGCCAACAAAGACACGCAAATCGTTGTATCCACTAAAAACAATGGCGCTGTTCCTGACCTGCCAGCTGACTGCGTAGTCGAAGTTACAGCTTACGTCGGCGCACTAGGCGCTCGTAACGTTGCTTTCGGTGAGTTGCCGACTGCTGAAAAAGGCTGGTTGCAAGTGATGAAAGCGATGGAATTGTTGACGATCGAAGCTGCTGTAACAGGCGACTACGGTACTGCATTGCAAGCCTTCACGATCAACCCACTGATCCGCTCAGGCGAAACGGCAATCAAAATCATGAACGAATTGTTCATCGCACACAAAAAACACTTACCGCAATTCGCCGAAACAATCGCACGCTTGGAAGCTGAAGGCGTGACTGTTAAAGATGAAATCGCTAGAGACTTGGACTAA
- a CDS encoding beta-galactosidase: MEEILYGVAYYYEYLPYDRLKEDIEMMKKAGINVVRIAESTWSTYEKRPGEFDFATVDLVIDEMEKADIKVIIGTPTYAVPSWLVDMDAEVMVTRKGSGRAIYGPRQSMDITNKTYLYHAERVIRKLIERTANRANVIGFQLDNETKAYGTSGKNVQKAFVEHLKGLFDGNLDKLNAAYGLDYWSNRIDSWEHFPDVNGTINGSLGAAFEEYQRLLVDEFLQWQADIVNEYRREDQFLTQNFDFEWRGYSYGVQPEVNHYKASQAITIAGCDIYHPTQDQLTGMEIAFCGDSTRSLKKDNYLVLETEAQGFPQWTPFRNQLLLQAYSHLASGANMVMYWHWHSIHNACESYWRGLLSHDFKENATYREAMTIGNEWKELSPKLVNLKKHNKVALVVSNEALTALKWFPVDLNAAFQSSISYNDIVLAYYTQLYNLNIECDIVTPDMDSWTDYEILVVPALYSTPDETYQELAAFVAKGGKLLSTFKTAVANEYLKISYEGTPKGLHETFGMQYNQFATPSKTSLMSEFFSFEQEAEVQGFMELLEPDEATVLATYDHAPGDRNVAITANEHGNGKAVYIGCMLDDQSFSQVIRKIFSELFEYPSCEYAFPIIVKKGINQFGNELTYLFNYSETEMAVASPTEGMSLREKRKIGKNESLVIKPWDLVVLENEQ; the protein is encoded by the coding sequence ATGGAAGAAATTTTGTACGGAGTAGCCTATTACTATGAATATCTGCCCTACGATCGTCTGAAGGAAGACATCGAGATGATGAAGAAGGCGGGCATCAATGTCGTCAGGATCGCAGAATCCACTTGGTCCACCTACGAAAAGAGGCCGGGGGAATTCGACTTCGCGACGGTGGATCTTGTGATCGACGAAATGGAGAAGGCCGACATCAAAGTGATCATCGGCACGCCTACCTATGCCGTCCCGAGTTGGCTGGTCGATATGGATGCGGAAGTGATGGTTACCCGAAAAGGCAGCGGGCGTGCTATCTACGGTCCGCGCCAATCGATGGACATCACGAACAAGACTTATCTTTACCATGCGGAGCGGGTCATCCGCAAGTTGATCGAGCGGACGGCCAATAGAGCAAACGTCATCGGCTTCCAGCTGGACAATGAAACGAAAGCCTACGGGACTTCCGGAAAAAATGTCCAAAAAGCATTCGTCGAGCATCTGAAGGGATTATTCGACGGCAATCTGGACAAGCTGAACGCCGCTTACGGGCTTGATTATTGGAGCAACCGGATCGATTCCTGGGAGCATTTCCCTGACGTGAACGGCACCATCAACGGCAGTTTGGGAGCGGCTTTCGAAGAATATCAGCGGCTCTTGGTGGATGAATTCCTGCAATGGCAGGCGGATATCGTCAATGAGTACAGGCGGGAGGATCAGTTCCTTACGCAGAACTTCGACTTCGAATGGCGCGGCTACTCCTATGGCGTCCAACCGGAAGTGAATCACTACAAAGCGAGCCAAGCCATCACGATCGCAGGCTGCGACATCTATCATCCGACGCAGGATCAGCTGACAGGCATGGAAATCGCTTTTTGCGGGGACAGCACCCGCAGTCTGAAAAAGGACAACTATCTTGTGCTGGAAACGGAAGCGCAAGGCTTTCCGCAATGGACGCCGTTCCGCAATCAGCTGTTGCTTCAGGCCTACAGCCACTTGGCATCCGGCGCAAACATGGTGATGTACTGGCACTGGCATTCGATCCACAATGCCTGCGAATCCTATTGGAGAGGGCTGTTGAGCCACGATTTCAAAGAGAATGCTACCTACCGGGAAGCTATGACGATCGGCAACGAATGGAAAGAGTTGTCGCCGAAACTGGTCAATCTGAAGAAGCATAATAAAGTGGCGCTCGTGGTCAGCAATGAAGCCTTGACCGCTTTGAAATGGTTCCCTGTGGACCTGAATGCGGCTTTCCAATCAAGCATCAGCTACAATGATATCGTTTTGGCTTACTACACCCAACTGTATAATCTGAACATCGAGTGCGATATCGTGACACCGGACATGGATAGTTGGACAGACTACGAAATTCTGGTTGTTCCGGCTCTCTACAGCACACCGGATGAAACCTACCAGGAACTGGCAGCCTTTGTCGCGAAGGGCGGGAAACTCCTTTCCACTTTCAAAACGGCAGTCGCTAATGAATACCTGAAAATTTCTTATGAGGGCACACCGAAAGGCCTCCATGAAACCTTCGGCATGCAGTACAATCAATTCGCAACCCCGAGCAAAACGAGTCTGATGAGTGAGTTCTTTTCATTCGAACAGGAAGCGGAAGTGCAGGGTTTCATGGAACTGTTGGAACCGGATGAAGCAACCGTTTTGGCTACCTATGACCATGCCCCGGGTGACCGCAATGTCGCCATCACCGCAAACGAACACGGAAATGGCAAAGCGGTCTACATCGGCTGCATGCTGGACGACCAGAGTTTCAGCCAAGTCATCCGGAAAATTTTCTCGGAATTGTTTGAGTATCCGTCGTGTGAATATGCATTCCCGATCATCGTCAAAAAAGGCATCAATCAATTTGGGAACGAACTGACCTATCTCTTTAATTATTCCGAGACAGAAATGGCGGTTGCTTCCCCGACTGAAGGGATGTCGCTACGAGAGAAAAGAAAAATTGGCAAGAATGAAAGCCTTGTCATCAAACCGTGGGATCTTGTTGTTTTGGAAAATGAACAATAA
- a CDS encoding nuclease-related domain-containing protein: protein MRLEKKHHNYYLNFDKGFVGECGIDVQTEQLGPNCLVLNDLQLEIRLAPFQIDTLLISSDKMVLLEIKNFEGVHQWGERKLTKESGLSLENPTLQVLKTQTRLEFLLESLGSQMRVEAYVVFINPEFTLFNAPNDAGYILPSQIPDFFRTLQRQLTKPTAEQHKLANALVNMHDPNYPCKMPEYSFDQLHKGIPCTKCGTLAETFKGHYQTCANCGQRMNVKRSIKASIEEFRILFPEEKMITSRMLEWCGSGDKNRVYRVLKEEYQAIGKNSGRYYV, encoded by the coding sequence ATGCGTCTGGAGAAAAAGCACCATAATTACTATCTCAATTTTGATAAAGGGTTTGTGGGAGAGTGTGGAATCGATGTACAGACCGAACAACTGGGGCCGAACTGTCTTGTTCTGAATGATCTGCAATTGGAAATTAGACTTGCACCATTCCAAATTGATACACTTCTGATCAGCTCGGACAAGATGGTCCTGCTTGAAATTAAAAACTTTGAGGGCGTGCATCAGTGGGGAGAGCGTAAATTAACGAAGGAGTCCGGCCTATCTTTGGAAAACCCTACTCTGCAAGTGCTGAAAACACAGACGCGGTTGGAGTTTCTTCTTGAAAGTTTGGGTAGCCAAATGCGGGTAGAAGCATACGTTGTCTTCATAAATCCTGAATTCACCTTGTTTAACGCTCCGAACGATGCAGGATATATTCTTCCTAGCCAAATTCCAGATTTTTTTCGAACTTTGCAGAGACAACTGACGAAACCGACTGCAGAGCAACATAAGCTGGCAAATGCGCTCGTTAATATGCACGATCCCAACTATCCGTGCAAAATGCCGGAATACAGCTTTGACCAATTGCACAAAGGAATACCTTGTACAAAATGCGGTACGCTTGCGGAAACATTCAAAGGGCATTACCAAACTTGTGCGAACTGCGGGCAGAGAATGAATGTCAAAAGAAGCATCAAAGCAAGCATTGAGGAGTTCCGCATATTATTCCCGGAAGAAAAAATGATCACCAGCCGCATGCTGGAATGGTGCGGTTCCGGGGACAAGAATCGCGTCTATCGGGTGCTGAAGGAAGAATACCAAGCGATTGGAAAAAACAGCGGCCGTTATTATGTTTGA
- a CDS encoding ROK family protein — protein MSEGGIDVKKNYLSIDIGGTNIKLALIDHSGQIQSKKQVRTPHEYSEFIATLENEIELVQDGIRGIAFSCPGKVDTVTGLISFGGALPFLDGVSFIEEFQLKFAVPISVINDGKAAALSELWLGNLKGIENGLALVLGTGIGGGLILDGKLYQGKHFQAGELSFMMKQSGKPSFDDMYGKTGSAVGLVKKVNLELGTEDTKDGAAAFEAINQKDPSVYPIFEAFAREIAYMICNIQAILDLEKIVIGGGISAQPIVTEEIRKQYRAVRAELPFLAATLTEVEIDSCRFLNDANLLGALYQLLLNVDEEMAVNV, from the coding sequence ATGAGCGAAGGCGGGATTGACGTGAAGAAAAATTATTTAAGCATCGACATCGGCGGCACGAACATCAAATTGGCCTTGATCGACCATTCCGGCCAGATCCAGTCCAAGAAACAGGTGCGGACACCGCACGAATACAGTGAATTCATCGCGACATTGGAAAATGAAATCGAGCTGGTTCAGGATGGAATTCGCGGAATCGCCTTCAGTTGCCCGGGGAAAGTCGATACGGTAACGGGCCTGATTTCCTTTGGCGGTGCGTTGCCTTTCTTGGATGGCGTGTCCTTCATCGAGGAATTCCAGCTGAAATTTGCTGTGCCTATTTCCGTCATCAATGACGGGAAAGCGGCTGCTTTGTCCGAACTGTGGCTCGGCAACCTGAAAGGCATCGAGAACGGCCTAGCGCTAGTGCTAGGGACTGGAATCGGCGGCGGGCTGATCCTTGACGGCAAACTCTACCAGGGCAAACATTTCCAGGCCGGCGAATTGAGCTTCATGATGAAACAATCCGGCAAGCCATCATTCGACGATATGTACGGCAAGACCGGTTCGGCGGTAGGGCTGGTCAAAAAGGTGAACCTGGAACTGGGGACGGAGGACACCAAGGACGGCGCTGCTGCCTTCGAAGCGATCAATCAAAAAGATCCGAGCGTCTATCCGATTTTCGAAGCCTTCGCCAGGGAAATCGCCTACATGATCTGCAACATCCAAGCCATCCTTGACCTCGAAAAGATCGTCATCGGCGGCGGGATCAGCGCCCAACCGATCGTTACCGAAGAAATCCGCAAGCAATACCGCGCCGTCCGTGCAGAGCTGCCTTTCCTGGCGGCCACCTTGACGGAAGTTGAGATCGACAGTTGTCGCTTTTTGAATGATGCGAACCTGTTGGGGGCGTTGTACCAGTTGTTGCTGAACGTGGATGAAGAGATGGCAGTGAACGTGTAA
- a CDS encoding MFS transporter, which translates to MATQSEVKNQLGVNYNPDPKASLTFLERFAYGTGDFASNIVYSAISIFLVYYYTDVVHVNPAAVGSIMLISRIFDGFSDIIMGIVVDRTRSKYGKARVWVMRMAIPYALSAILLFSVPANASDMFKIVYVFLSYNLVSTLIFTAINVPYATMNAMMTQNQYERALLGTFRMLLATAGTLFINTFTLKFVDYFGGDPRAWTITFAVFGLMTVAILLFTFMFTHERVIEEERTEANKRSVSEEFKALLKNKYWLMMTAVILLLYLSMTVNGGSAVYYAKTVLNDPAFVVPLGNATTIAQISTMFFTAPFIKRMGKRNVFMVGMSVTVLGYIVMIMAGSTYSMILAGNVIKGIGSGFAASCLWGMLSDTIEYGEWKTGIRTAGLANSASSFGSKVGSGLGGAVLGWIIAAGGYNGEAAVQTAGAISAVNAVYIYVPLALTAVSMIFVYLYKLDKEYDNIIKDLDERKLEK; encoded by the coding sequence ATGGCAACACAAAGTGAAGTCAAGAATCAATTAGGTGTAAACTACAATCCGGATCCGAAAGCATCGCTGACATTTCTGGAGAGGTTCGCATACGGGACGGGGGATTTTGCCAGCAACATCGTCTATTCGGCAATTTCGATTTTCCTTGTGTATTATTATACGGACGTCGTGCATGTCAATCCAGCTGCTGTTGGGAGCATCATGCTGATTTCCAGGATCTTCGACGGATTCAGCGATATCATCATGGGTATCGTCGTTGACCGCACACGCTCCAAGTACGGAAAAGCTCGGGTATGGGTCATGCGCATGGCGATTCCATATGCTCTCTCCGCCATTCTGCTGTTCTCCGTTCCGGCAAATGCCAGTGACATGTTCAAAATCGTTTATGTTTTCTTGAGCTATAATTTAGTGTCTACACTCATTTTTACAGCCATCAATGTTCCTTATGCGACGATGAATGCGATGATGACTCAGAACCAGTACGAGCGCGCCTTGCTTGGGACGTTCCGGATGCTTCTGGCGACTGCAGGCACGCTGTTCATCAATACGTTCACTCTGAAATTCGTCGATTACTTTGGTGGCGACCCACGTGCTTGGACGATAACGTTCGCTGTTTTCGGACTGATGACGGTTGCGATCCTGTTGTTCACTTTCATGTTCACGCACGAGCGCGTGATCGAAGAGGAACGCACAGAAGCGAATAAGAGAAGTGTTTCCGAGGAATTCAAAGCATTGCTGAAGAATAAATATTGGCTGATGATGACTGCAGTGATTTTGCTGTTGTATTTGTCCATGACCGTGAATGGCGGAAGTGCAGTCTACTATGCGAAAACGGTTCTGAATGATCCTGCCTTTGTTGTTCCTTTAGGAAATGCTACGACAATAGCGCAGATTTCGACAATGTTCTTCACGGCACCATTCATCAAACGGATGGGCAAACGGAACGTCTTTATGGTAGGTATGTCGGTGACGGTGTTGGGCTACATCGTGATGATCATGGCAGGAAGTACTTATTCCATGATTTTGGCAGGTAACGTCATCAAGGGTATCGGTAGCGGATTCGCAGCTTCTTGCCTGTGGGGTATGCTTTCTGATACGATCGAATACGGCGAATGGAAAACCGGCATCCGGACAGCCGGATTGGCCAACTCGGCTTCTTCTTTCGGCAGCAAGGTAGGTTCGGGATTGGGCGGTGCCGTGTTGGGCTGGATCATCGCAGCCGGCGGATACAACGGTGAAGCAGCCGTGCAAACAGCTGGCGCAATCAGTGCTGTCAATGCGGTCTACATCTACGTCCCATTGGCACTGACAGCGGTTTCGATGATTTTCGTCTATCTCTACAAATTGGACAAAGAATATGATAATATTATAAAAGACTTAGATGAACGAAAACTGGAAAAATAA
- a CDS encoding AraC family transcriptional regulator: MNITYLMAYASRKLHTKISLYQNEQESQSVCKNLELAEQFGLTEECTQKLLRYSNKAVPTIVSLNDHHVFGMVEHENHIFLIGPLEMNDDYKITRNICIEDWGHISTYRVPLMVVSELVEVLLLIHNLAHEHEVIPEELLAHNFEDLLQSAKKNYVDKFFQDRESDAWHNSYQQEVREFDSIMNGDILKLKESWAEDFGGEVGRLASDELRNMKNLGIVVITLASRAAMRGGLHPEIGYSLSDAFSLEIERLNTVEDITRLIRNAEMEYTLLVHELAKKSRIKSSAVYTHPYVNKIQEFILKNLHKDLQIGEIAEILCVTPNYLSALFRKNTGKTIQAYMTEEKMKYAEQLLLYSERPISEISSSLGYSSQSYFGKVFKNFSGYAPSEYKMRFGKG; the protein is encoded by the coding sequence ATGAATATAACCTATCTGATGGCCTATGCATCCAGAAAATTGCACACAAAAATCAGTCTTTATCAGAATGAGCAGGAATCGCAATCGGTCTGCAAAAACCTGGAACTGGCGGAACAATTCGGATTGACTGAAGAATGTACACAAAAATTATTGCGCTATTCCAACAAAGCTGTGCCCACTATCGTCAGTCTGAACGATCACCATGTATTTGGTATGGTGGAACATGAAAACCATATTTTTCTTATCGGACCGCTTGAGATGAACGATGATTACAAAATCACCCGGAATATTTGCATAGAGGATTGGGGACATATCAGCACTTATCGCGTACCGCTGATGGTCGTCAGTGAACTCGTTGAGGTTCTGCTCCTAATCCATAATCTGGCGCACGAGCATGAAGTGATCCCCGAAGAGCTGCTGGCGCATAATTTCGAGGACCTCCTGCAATCCGCAAAGAAAAATTACGTCGACAAATTTTTCCAGGATAGAGAATCGGATGCTTGGCACAACTCCTATCAGCAGGAGGTCCGGGAATTCGACAGCATCATGAACGGGGACATCCTCAAATTGAAAGAAAGCTGGGCTGAAGACTTTGGCGGGGAAGTGGGCCGGCTCGCCAGCGATGAACTACGGAACATGAAAAACTTGGGGATAGTCGTCATCACTCTGGCAAGTCGCGCGGCGATGCGTGGCGGTTTGCATCCCGAAATCGGTTATTCGTTGAGTGATGCCTTCTCGCTCGAAATCGAGCGTTTGAATACTGTGGAGGACATCACGAGATTGATCCGCAATGCGGAAATGGAGTACACTTTGCTGGTCCATGAATTAGCGAAGAAATCCAGAATCAAATCATCCGCTGTATACACGCATCCTTACGTGAATAAAATCCAGGAATTCATCTTGAAGAATCTGCACAAAGACCTGCAGATCGGCGAAATCGCAGAAATCCTTTGCGTCACCCCGAACTATCTTTCCGCTCTCTTCAGAAAGAACACCGGCAAGACAATCCAAGCCTACATGACCGAAGAAAAAATGAAATACGCGGAGCAATTGTTGCTGTATTCCGAAAGACCGATCAGCGAAATCTCCTCCAGCCTCGGCTATAGCTCACAAAGCTACTTCGGAAAAGTGTTCAAGAACTTTTCCGGGTACGCACCAAGCGAGTACAAAATGCGGTTTGGTAAGGGGTAA
- a CDS encoding 3-deoxy-7-phosphoheptulonate synthase, with amino-acid sequence MSFKALSEKIDFELVKELSKLTPEQAAMKAARDKELHDIIEGKDDRILLVIGPCSAHDEEAVMEYVRRLAKLQEKVKDKVFMVPRIYTNKPRTTGDGYKGLLHKQDPTGKSNLIQGIAAVRSLHNRVITETGLTTADEMLYPENLDFVDDLVSYHAIGARSVEDQQHRFVASGIDHPAGMKNPTSGNLKVLFNSVYAAQQKQKFIHNGVEVQSSSNPLAHVVLRGGTNEYGENIPNYHYEDLVKVVKAYEGGDYKNPFIMIDTNHDNSGKKHMEQIRIVKETMFNRSWNDDIKKLARGFMIESYLVGGRQEDDGTVFGQSITDPCLGWEDTEELVKYIAENA; translated from the coding sequence ATGAGTTTCAAAGCATTGAGTGAAAAAATCGATTTCGAATTAGTCAAAGAATTATCCAAGCTGACACCTGAGCAAGCAGCGATGAAGGCAGCCCGCGACAAAGAGTTACACGATATCATCGAAGGTAAGGACGATCGCATCCTGTTGGTCATCGGACCTTGTTCCGCCCATGATGAAGAAGCGGTAATGGAATACGTGCGTCGTTTGGCGAAATTGCAGGAAAAAGTCAAAGACAAAGTATTCATGGTTCCCCGTATCTACACAAACAAACCGCGTACGACCGGCGACGGCTACAAAGGCTTGTTGCATAAACAAGATCCTACCGGCAAGAGCAACCTGATCCAAGGTATCGCTGCTGTGCGCAGCCTGCACAACCGCGTCATCACGGAAACAGGCTTGACGACAGCTGACGAAATGCTGTACCCGGAAAACCTGGATTTTGTTGATGATCTTGTCAGCTACCATGCAATCGGCGCGCGTTCCGTTGAAGACCAACAGCACCGTTTCGTTGCCAGCGGAATCGACCACCCAGCCGGTATGAAAAATCCGACAAGCGGTAACCTAAAAGTGTTGTTCAATTCCGTTTACGCCGCTCAACAAAAACAAAAATTCATCCATAATGGCGTGGAAGTGCAGTCCAGCTCCAACCCGTTAGCCCACGTTGTCTTGCGCGGCGGCACGAACGAGTACGGCGAAAACATCCCGAACTACCATTACGAAGACCTTGTCAAAGTTGTGAAAGCATACGAAGGTGGGGACTACAAAAACCCATTCATCATGATTGACACAAACCACGACAACTCCGGCAAAAAACACATGGAACAAATCCGCATCGTCAAAGAAACGATGTTCAACCGTTCTTGGAACGATGACATCAAGAAATTGGCGCGCGGCTTCATGATCGAGAGCTACCTGGTAGGCGGCCGTCAAGAAGACGACGGAACAGTCTTCGGCCAATCCATCACCGACCCATGCCTAGGCTGGGAAGATACAGAAGAATTGGTTAAATACATCGCAGAAAACGCATAA